Below is a genomic region from Thermodesulfobacteriota bacterium.
CGCGAGGTCCCGGATGCCCGTCGTGAGCGTCGCCGTGTAGGTGGTGGCGTAGGCCAGCGGTGCGGACGGGGTGAACGTCGCCGTGGCGCCGCTGACGCTGACCGTTCCGGTCACCCCGGCCACGGTGAAGCTGGAGGTCGTCGCCGAGGACGGGAGGATGTTTTCGCTGAACGTCGCGCTGATGGAGGCGTTGACCGCGACGTTGGTCGCGTTGGCCGCCGGGTTCATGGAGGTGACGGTCGGAGCCGTGGTGTCCGGTGCGACCCCGGTGGTGAACGACCAGGAGTAGTTCGCCGCCATCGCGTTGCTCGCGGCGTCCCGGACGCCGGTGGTGACCGTCGCCGTGTAGGTGGTGCTGTAAGCGAGGGCGCCGGACGGCTGGAGCGTCGCCGTGGTCCCCGCGGCGTTGAGCGACACCGTCGCCGGAACGTTCGTGGCGCTGCCGGCCGCCCTCAGGTAGAAGGTCGTGCCGCTGACGCCGGAAACCGCTTCGCTGAAGGTGGCGGTCACCGCGGTCGCGGGGTTGATGTTCGTCGCGCTGTTCGCCGGACCGGTGGAGCTCACCGTCGGCGGGGTGGTGTCCGTCGGGATCGGCGCCGACACCGTGATGCTCCTGGCGGCTGCGCGGACTTCCCCGTGGGTCGAGCCGCTGTTCGCCGTGTTCCCGAACCATGCGGCGACGTAGCTGTAGGTTCCGGGCGTGGTCGGCGCGGGCGTGTTGAAGGTGATCGGGTATCCCGCTCCCCCGCCCATTCCGCCGGTCGCATCCCCGGTGCTGCGGGCCACCTCGACGTTGTCTCTGTAAAGGATTGCCCGGATCCAGCCGGTTCTGCTGCCCGATGCGGTGAGGGTCACCGTGACCGTTTCTCCGGGCGCATAGGTTGTCTTGTTCGTCGTCGCGCTCAGGCCGCCGTTCGCTCCGTGGCGGTGGCAGCCGTTGCATGTCGCCGGCGTCGGCGAGGGATGGCAGGAGACGCATCCTCTGGAGGAGAAGTACGAGGACTGCGCTTCTGCATCCGATGCGATGAACACGGTTGCGGCGAACAGGGCGATCAGGAACGATGCGATCCAGACGGTCCGGTTCGGGGTGGAACAGCTCATGCGTAGTACCCCCAATGAAAAAATTTCGCCGGCCGCACTTCCTTTTCACCCGGCGGTTTCCCGGGCAGGCCTGCGGCGTCGTGCCCCGGCGTCGGCGGAAAACTGTCCCAAGAAGAACTGCCGGTATGAAAAGATGGACGGCCTGGCGATGCGTTAGGGAAAAGAGCAAAACCAATGCCAATCACCGAATTGTGCGGATCCATTTAATAATTCGAGCGATGTGTTGGTTTTATTATAGATAACAGGAATAATTTTTAAAGGTTTTATTGAAAATAAAACCTGAAAGGGGGTACGCAGGCAGGTGGGTCGCTTCCTTACTTTTAGCGGAAAATAGTAACGGTTATGTATTATGGATAACGATTTTGAGATAACCGAGGAGGAGAAGAAACAACTCCGTTACCAGCTCCCGCCGCCTCCCCCGCCTCCTCCTCCGCCGGAGCTCCCGCCGCCCGAGAATCCGCTTCCGCTGCTCCGGGGTGCGGAATGCATCGCGGTCGATATCCCGGACAGCGCGGTGTCGAGCGAACGGTGGAAGACCGCGGGCCGGAAGGAAGCGGGGCCGTCCGCGGAGGCGTACCACCGGGGCGGCTCCTGGGCGATCTCCTCGAAGGCATCGGCCCACCGGTCGGATACATCGAGGGCGATCGCGTAGGGGAGGTATTTCTCGAAGAGGTTCGGGTCGTTCATCCGCTCCAGCCGGTCCTTCTCGGCCCGCAGGAGGAACTCCTCGAACCCCTTGATCCTGCCCAGCAGCTTTACCCCCTTCAGCGTCTTGACGGGCATGAAGGGGGCGAAGACCAGGATCACGACGCCGGAGAGGGCCGTGGCGACGGGGACGAGGGAGAACGTGTCTCCCAGGAGCACGCGGAACGCGTACGCGACACCGGTGCCGAAGAACAGCACGAGGAACGCGATCAGGACATACCGGCCCGTGACGTTCGACGGATCCGCCCCGAAGCACTTCATCCCCTGCAGTTCCCTGAACGCGGCGTTTCTCAGCGGCTCGAGGTTCTTGTAGAACGACAGCTTCAGGTCGGAGACCTTCGCCTCGGGGCCGCGTCCCCGGAAGATCCCGTCGAGCAGGAGAGATTCGAACGATGAAAGCCCCCCGTCCGGCTCCTTCGCCTTCTTCAGCGCGTAATCCGTCTTGTCGAGGAGCAGCCCCTCCGTCTTCCGCTCCTCGATCTTGATGTACCCTTTCACCGCGAGGTCGACCACCGACGCGGAAATGTCCCTCGGATCGAGCCGCTCGTCGATGAGCGCGCCGATCTCAGCGGGCATGAGCGGGCGGCCGTTCGCCTCCGGCGGCGTGTAGGCGACCACGAGCGGGTTCCCCGTGGAAGGGTCCTTCCCCTTCCGATACCAGAGGGAGAACATGTAGACGAAGGCGAGCAGGGGGATGAGGAACGGCCAGTACCTTGCAAGGTCGAGCCGGTAGAGGGACGCCTTCCAGCCGGACGGCATCCGGACGATCCCTTTCTCCCATCCCGCCACGATCGTCAGCCCTTCCCCGGGGCCGAACGGCCGGGTGGAGGAGAAGGCCGCGCCGCTTTCCGCGCCGGTGGCCGTGCACGCGCTTTCCCGGGAGCCGGCGGGGCCGGTGTAACAGAGGGTCCGCACGGCGAGAGGCTTCCCGACCGCGGCGACCGTGACGGCGGCGGAGGCCGCCTCGATCGGCACGGGCCAGCCGTTCCCCGTCACGTTCCAGTACAGCTCGTCGTGGTCCGGGAAGAAGAGGATCGCGTTCTCCACCGTGTAGGCGATGACGTAGACCTGCCGGCCGTTCACGAACCGGTCCGGATCGCCGATCCGGACCCGGATCACGCCGCCGCTTCGTTCGGACCGGTGGTTCCACGCCTCTCCGGACGCGTCCTTCACCGAGTCGATCCGCACCGGCGTCACGGTCTTCTTCCCGAGCTCGTCCACATAGCGGAACGGGATGTCCCGGAAGATCCCGTGCCTCGGCCGGTGGAATTCCGCCTCGATGGTCTCCACGATCCGCAGGGAGGCGTCGGCGCGAACCTCGATCGCGGCGCGGAACGACCGGATGGTGAAGTCCTCCGCCCGCGCAGCGCCGGGGAGGAGGGCCGCAAGGAGGAGCAGCGCGAGGCAGGAGAGGCGGACATCGGTGCGGTTTCGCTCCGCCGGAGCGTCGAGCTGGAAGTATTCCGCGGGCCGGAAG
It encodes:
- a CDS encoding LemA family protein, coding for MNGALAVLAAVAGISVYPVVLYNRLVKLRNLSRSSWSDIDVLLKKRHDLVGNLVETVKGYAGYEKSVLQGVTEARARAMLAEGPAGKGKEEAALREALPSLFAVAESYPDLKASGGYLELQKQLAEIENGIEYARRYYNAVVRDYSTAMETFPANLFARPFGFRPAEYFQLDAPAERNRTDVRLSCLALLLLAALLPGAARAEDFTIRSFRAAIEVRADASLRIVETIEAEFHRPRHGIFRDIPFRYVDELGKKTVTPVRIDSVKDASGEAWNHRSERSGGVIRVRIGDPDRFVNGRQVYVIAYTVENAILFFPDHDELYWNVTGNGWPVPIEAASAAVTVAAVGKPLAVRTLCYTGPAGSRESACTATGAESGAAFSSTRPFGPGEGLTIVAGWEKGIVRMPSGWKASLYRLDLARYWPFLIPLLAFVYMFSLWYRKGKDPSTGNPLVVAYTPPEANGRPLMPAEIGALIDERLDPRDISASVVDLAVKGYIKIEERKTEGLLLDKTDYALKKAKEPDGGLSSFESLLLDGIFRGRGPEAKVSDLKLSFYKNLEPLRNAAFRELQGMKCFGADPSNVTGRYVLIAFLVLFFGTGVAYAFRVLLGDTFSLVPVATALSGVVILVFAPFMPVKTLKGVKLLGRIKGFEEFLLRAEKDRLERMNDPNLFEKYLPYAIALDVSDRWADAFEEIAQEPPRWYASADGPASFRPAVFHRSLDTALSGISTAMHSAPRSSGSGFSGGGSSGGGGGGGGGGSW